A window of the Syntrophothermus lipocalidus DSM 12680 genome harbors these coding sequences:
- a CDS encoding thiolase family protein, with protein sequence MRDVVIVSGKRTAIGNFLGALKDFSAVDLGTIALKAAINSAGISPDTVEEVAAGHVYQAGCKGNPARQITIGAGCPVETVSVTVNQQCPSAMRALEIISQEIMLGKIDAGAAVGIESMSNVPYLLLKARTGYRMGNGELVDGMLYDALIDAFGNGHQGITAENLAEMYNISREEQDEWAFISHQRACQAIKEGKFKDEIVPVEVKTKKETFLFDTDEHPNPDTTLESLAKLKPAFKKDGTVTAGNASSINDAACAAVVMAHDKAVELGIKPLARIVATASAAVEPRIMGIGVVPAVKRALKFAGMSLDDVQLWEINEAFAAQFLACNRELKLDTEKINVNGSGISLGHPVGCTGLRLVITLINEMKRRNLRYGCAALCAGGGPAMATIIEVL encoded by the coding sequence ATGCGCGATGTCGTAATAGTAAGTGGGAAGAGGACCGCAATCGGCAATTTTTTAGGAGCGCTTAAAGATTTTTCTGCAGTTGATCTAGGAACAATTGCGCTCAAAGCTGCCATTAATAGTGCTGGCATTAGCCCGGATACCGTAGAAGAAGTCGCCGCCGGGCATGTATACCAGGCCGGTTGTAAGGGAAATCCAGCAAGGCAAATCACCATCGGCGCTGGCTGCCCGGTGGAAACGGTTTCGGTTACTGTCAATCAGCAATGCCCTTCGGCCATGCGGGCCCTCGAAATTATTAGCCAGGAAATCATGCTAGGCAAGATCGACGCGGGTGCTGCCGTAGGCATAGAAAGCATGAGTAATGTCCCTTATCTCTTGCTCAAAGCTCGCACTGGTTACCGCATGGGAAATGGAGAGCTTGTTGACGGCATGCTCTACGATGCGTTGATAGACGCGTTCGGAAACGGTCATCAAGGAATTACCGCTGAGAACCTGGCAGAAATGTACAATATCAGCCGAGAAGAACAGGACGAGTGGGCCTTCATAAGCCACCAGCGTGCCTGCCAGGCTATCAAGGAGGGCAAGTTTAAAGACGAAATAGTGCCCGTCGAAGTAAAGACTAAGAAAGAGACTTTCCTGTTTGACACCGACGAACATCCTAATCCGGACACCACGCTAGAAAGCTTGGCTAAACTCAAGCCTGCTTTTAAGAAGGACGGAACCGTCACTGCCGGAAACGCGTCGTCAATTAATGATGCGGCGTGTGCAGCCGTGGTTATGGCTCACGACAAGGCAGTGGAATTAGGAATCAAACCGCTCGCCCGCATAGTGGCCACGGCTTCGGCGGCTGTTGAACCGCGCATTATGGGCATCGGCGTGGTCCCGGCGGTCAAACGGGCCCTCAAATTTGCAGGAATGAGCTTAGATGATGTTCAGCTTTGGGAGATCAATGAGGCGTTTGCTGCCCAGTTCCTTGCGTGCAACCGTGAATTGAAGCTCGATACGGAAAAGATTAACGTAAACGGGTCTGGGATCTCCCTGGGGCATCCCGTAGGGTGTACCGGACTTCGTTTAGTAATTACCCTTATAAACGAGATGAAACGCCGGAACCTGAGATACGGGTGTGCAGCCCTCTGCGCGGGTGGAGGCCCTGCCATGGCAACCATTATCGAAGTTCTCTAG
- a CDS encoding sodium-translocating pyrophosphatase produces the protein MRSGLLSLMFVLFSPAVAFASEANLKIPHLSQSQNHLLLGGILVCVLGMLFGLYQFMKVKQYKAHQSMLDVANTIYETCKTYLIQQGKFLVILFAFIGFCIAFYFGFLQNTPISGVLLILGWTIIGILGSYSVAWYGIRMNTLANSRTAFAALERKPLKVLNIALDAGMSIGVLLVCVELIMMLIILLFVPRELAGASFIGFAVGESLGASALRIAGGIFTKIADIGSDLMKIVFGIKEDDPRNPGVIADCTGDNAGDSVGPTADGFETYGVTGVALVTFIVLAVAPALQTTLLTWIFVMRVLMVITSVASFYLNRAMSQAKYANKDEIDFEQPLTSLVWITSILSIVGTFAASYYILGPGSGAAPELQRLWAVLAVIISCGTLGAALIPEFTKIFTSPKSKHVAEVVKASREGGPSLNILSGLVAGNFSAFWIGMVFLVLMYIAYYASGQGLNEIMIYPSIFAFGLVAFGMLGMGPVTIAVDSYGPVTDNAQSIYELSLIEAIPDVEKEIERDFGFAPDFDKAKYYLEANDGAGNTFKATAKPVLIGTAVVGATTMIFSLILVIQSVLGVKPESILTILNPYCILGFICGGAVIYWFTGASTQAVTTGAYRAVAYIKRNISLDENASQKAATEKSKEVVRICTQYAQSGMFNIFIAIFSFALAFACLSAPKNYEAPVALFVSYLISIAVFGLFQAVFMANAGGCWDNAKKVVEVDLQEKGTELHDATVVGDTVGDPFKDTSAVALNPIIKFTTLFGLLAMEIAISESFRGVAPVAGGVFLIIALIFVWRSFYGMRIPTEG, from the coding sequence ATGCGTAGCGGCCTACTCAGCCTTATGTTCGTATTGTTTTCGCCGGCAGTAGCGTTTGCAAGTGAAGCCAATTTGAAGATACCGCACTTGAGCCAATCGCAAAACCATCTTCTGCTGGGCGGGATTCTGGTGTGCGTTTTAGGGATGCTTTTTGGCTTGTACCAGTTTATGAAGGTCAAGCAGTATAAGGCCCATCAGTCTATGCTGGATGTGGCTAACACCATCTATGAGACCTGTAAGACCTACCTCATTCAGCAGGGTAAATTCTTGGTTATACTTTTTGCCTTTATAGGCTTTTGTATAGCCTTCTACTTTGGCTTCCTGCAGAATACACCAATTAGTGGGGTATTGCTTATACTGGGTTGGACTATAATAGGCATTCTTGGTTCCTACAGCGTGGCCTGGTATGGCATTCGTATGAACACACTGGCTAACAGCAGGACAGCTTTTGCCGCACTGGAGAGAAAGCCGCTTAAGGTCTTGAACATTGCTCTCGACGCAGGAATGAGTATCGGGGTGCTTCTGGTCTGCGTCGAGCTGATTATGATGTTGATTATCCTGCTGTTCGTCCCTCGGGAATTGGCAGGGGCCAGCTTTATCGGCTTTGCAGTGGGTGAGTCCCTAGGGGCCAGTGCCCTGAGAATTGCTGGCGGGATTTTCACCAAGATTGCCGACATCGGTTCTGACTTGATGAAGATTGTGTTTGGGATTAAAGAAGACGACCCCCGTAATCCAGGGGTAATTGCCGACTGTACCGGGGATAATGCAGGTGACAGTGTAGGACCTACCGCGGATGGATTCGAGACTTATGGGGTCACAGGCGTAGCGCTGGTCACATTCATCGTCCTGGCGGTGGCACCCGCACTACAGACTACCCTTCTTACCTGGATATTTGTAATGCGTGTTTTGATGGTTATTACCTCAGTGGCTTCGTTCTACCTTAACAGAGCTATGAGCCAGGCGAAATACGCCAACAAAGATGAGATCGACTTTGAACAACCGCTGACCAGTCTGGTATGGATTACCTCAATCTTGTCTATCGTTGGTACGTTTGCTGCCAGCTATTACATTTTGGGACCGGGGTCAGGAGCGGCTCCTGAGCTACAGCGACTGTGGGCGGTGTTGGCCGTTATCATCAGCTGTGGTACCCTGGGGGCAGCTCTCATACCTGAATTTACCAAAATTTTTACCAGTCCCAAGTCAAAGCACGTAGCAGAGGTCGTAAAAGCTTCCAGGGAAGGAGGCCCGTCATTGAATATCCTTTCGGGCCTGGTTGCTGGCAATTTCAGCGCGTTTTGGATCGGCATGGTGTTCTTAGTGCTTATGTACATTGCCTACTATGCAAGCGGTCAGGGGTTAAACGAGATTATGATCTATCCCTCCATATTCGCTTTTGGTCTGGTGGCCTTTGGAATGCTGGGCATGGGTCCGGTCACCATTGCGGTTGATAGTTATGGCCCCGTTACCGATAACGCGCAGTCTATCTACGAGCTTTCTCTGATTGAAGCTATTCCCGACGTGGAGAAAGAAATTGAAAGAGATTTCGGTTTCGCTCCGGATTTCGACAAGGCAAAATACTACCTCGAAGCTAACGATGGCGCGGGCAATACCTTTAAGGCAACCGCCAAGCCAGTGCTAATAGGTACGGCTGTGGTCGGTGCCACGACCATGATATTCTCCTTAATTTTGGTTATTCAGAGCGTACTAGGCGTAAAGCCGGAAAGCATTCTTACCATACTGAATCCTTACTGTATCTTAGGGTTCATATGCGGAGGAGCTGTGATCTACTGGTTTACTGGTGCGTCAACGCAGGCAGTCACTACTGGCGCTTACAGGGCGGTCGCATACATTAAGAGAAACATCAGTCTTGATGAAAACGCTAGCCAAAAAGCGGCCACAGAAAAGTCTAAAGAAGTGGTAAGAATATGTACCCAGTATGCTCAATCCGGGATGTTCAACATCTTTATAGCCATATTCTCCTTTGCCCTGGCATTTGCATGTCTGTCAGCGCCGAAGAACTATGAAGCACCGGTAGCGCTGTTCGTGTCCTACTTGATTTCAATCGCAGTATTCGGTTTATTCCAGGCAGTTTTCATGGCTAATGCCGGTGGGTGTTGGGACAACGCGAAAAAGGTTGTAGAAGTCGACCTGCAGGAAAAGGGAACTGAGTTGCATGACGCTACCGTAGTCGGCGATACCGTAGGCGACCCTTTCAAGGATACTTCGGCAGTAGCACTGAACCCGATTATCAAGTTTACGACTTTATTCGGTTTATTGGCCATGGAAATAGCCATATCCGAGTCCTTTAGAGGGGTAGCGCCCGTAGCTGGCGGTGTGTTCTTGATCATAGCTCTAATCTTCGTATGGCGTTCATTCTATGGGATGAGGATACCCACAGAAGGTTAA
- a CDS encoding transposase — protein MKTSGYNYTAEDKVKIVIDFIKSGKPVSEYCRQYGLSEPELREWKAQLVKGARDYFRYGSVTVENYRKRVRQLEAKVEGLELENISLKTALRFLRENI, from the coding sequence ATGAAAACCAGCGGATACAATTACACTGCCGAAGATAAGGTAAAAATAGTGATCGATTTTATTAAGTCCGGAAAACCAGTGTCTGAGTACTGTCGTCAGTATGGATTGTCAGAACCGGAACTCCGCGAGTGGAAAGCTCAGCTGGTGAAAGGAGCCAGAGATTACTTTCGTTATGGAAGTGTAACCGTTGAAAACTATCGCAAGCGAGTGCGCCAGTTAGAAGCAAAAGTCGAAGGACTGGAATTGGAAAATATCTCCTTGAAAACGGCCTTGCGCTTTTTGAGGGAGAACATTTAG